GGGGCCGTGAGAGTCATGAACAGGCATGGCGCGTCGACTTTTATTGTTTTGTTGGCCGATGCACGGCCGAGTATCCGGCAACCTTTGTCCACTTTCAAGTGGGTATCCGCGTGGCACCACCGAATGACCGTGGAATTCCCACCGATATGCAGGGTATCGGCCGCGTACAGGGCACGGTAGCGGGCGTTTCCCCCCGTCAGCAACGATCCCTCGGCGGCAATCTCCTTGTCACATGCGAGGGCCCCCGGCAAAACCGCGTCCGCCAGGGCATAGCTCATCTTCGTGGCGCACTCCGAAGGCGCCCGGCGCATGGACGCCGGCAGGATCAAGAGCGGCTCGTCATCCAAGCGGTATTCGAATACCGTGATCACAGGCTGCGCGATCAACGCCGCGCGCGCGCGCAGCTTTGTGATGAGATTGCGCGCGAAGTGATCCGGCGCATAAGCCCCCGCGGACAACGGGGATGGCCCGAGGGTCTGGCGGCGACGCAGAAACAGGCCCGCGGTCGGGGTGAACGGGAGCAGAAAAAGGATGGTCGTGACGGCGGCGAATAGCACCAGCATAATGTTCTCCTCAAAGGCGCGTCGGCGCCGCCGGGTCGGGCGCGGCCTGCGCCTGATCGCGGTAACGGGGTGTCTTGTGCCATTGCATGCGGCGTGGCCGCAGCCTGTCGCCGATGGCCGCCAGGAACCCGGCGGTCGCCGCGTAGGTGGAGACGAAAAACCCGACCAGGATGAGCGGTACACCCTTGACCTTGTCGCGCTCCCCGTCCAGGCGCAGGGCCGAGGCGATCTCGTAGAATGCCGCGGCGTTCCCGAAGGTCCCATAACTCACCACCGCCAGCATGAGTAAAAGACCGCCGCCGTTGTCCCCGCATAACCACAGGAGATAGAGCACGAGCCACCCCATGAGGAGCGCCGGCGCCATGGCGTAGATACCGAGCAGAGACACGCCGTCGAGGCGTTCGCGGCCGGTCACGCGCGACGAACGCAAAAGCGGCCACAAATGGCGAAACAGGACCTGGTTGTGCCCCCGCGACCAGCGGCGCAACTGGCGGTAACGGGCGGGCCACGACTCCACGACCTCCTCGTAGCATTCCGAGCGATTCTGGTAGGCGATCTTCCAGCCGGCGATGACCAGCCGATAGGTGATGTCGGTGTCTTCGGCCAAGGCGCGCGGGTCCCAGCCGCCGATGGCACGTAGGGCGCTCACCCGCACACCACCGACGGTGCCGCCAAACTGCGGGATCAGACGCAGGTTCGCGCGCGCCTGCTGATCGACCTGATAGCCGCCGGAACGCTCCAGCTCCAAAAGGTGCGTCAGGAGATTGGTACCGCTGTTGTAGGGGACGACGCGGCCCATGACGCCGCCGACCTGCGGATCAAAGAACGGCGCCACGAGCTGCTTTACGAGCCCGGGACCGGGGAGGTAGTCGGCATCAAAGACAAGCGCGATGTCGCCCATAAGGTGGGCGGTGGCATCGACCAGAGCGGCGGCCTTGCCGGGCGGCGCATCGGGAGGCCTGTGCAGGACCTGGACGCGATCGGGATGGCGCTCGGCAAAGTCATCCAGGATGGCCGGCGTCGCGTCGGTGGAGCGGTCATCGATGCACAGGATCTTCAGGCGCTCCCGGGGGTAGTCGACGGCGATCATGCGTTCGAGGATATGCGCAATGACCGGCTGCTCGTTATGGGCGGGGATGATGACGGTCACGGGCGGCCATGACGCCTGGGTGATATCGAGATAGGGGTGGCGCTGACGACCGAAGAGCCGGTTCATGGTGAAAAACAGGTGGCGGGCGGTGTAGAACACCACCAGCGCGACGATAACGTAGGCTGTGGGCTGAAGGACCGCGATCAGGCCGGCATGCACGGGCACGGCGTGGCGGGCGAGCGATGCGCCGGCAGAGGCGTTATTCATGGCGCAGCCTCCAGCTCATACCCCAGGCGTAGAGCGCAACGAGCCCCATGATATCGAGCAGCAGACCAAAGAGCAGAAACAGGACGGGCAAGGCGATAAGACCGAGGCCGTTTATCACGAACGCCTGGAGGCAGAACTGACAGGGCAGGATGAGGGCAAGCCATGTCAAGGCCAATAACGTAAGGGCGACCTTCTTGCCCAGACCGAAGTCGAGCGGGTAATAGATCACCATGAGCATGAACGGGGTCATGAACATGAGGGTGAGGCCCATGAGCAGCATCGACTGGATGTAGCCTGGAATCACATAGGGGAAAGGCGCGAGCAGGGGTGTAAACCCGGCGGCGCCGACGACAAATACCACCGCCAGGGTAAAGAGCGCGAGCGACAGTGGGAGGTGGCGGCGACGCAGGAGCACGGCCAAGAGCAGCGTGACGCCCACCAGCACCGCGCTTGTCATCCAGGCGGCGCGCGAAGGGCCGCTTGCGCCGAGGTCGGGGACCGGGACCGGGAGGCTTACCCCCCATGGTAAGGCATAAGGCATGCGTATGACAGTCACCGCCGGCGCGACAGAGGCGCACCAGAACCGTTCGATGAAAGCCCACAGTGGGAGGATGAGCGGACGGATCGCCCAGGCCACGGCGAGCGCGAAGATCGGACCCAGCATCAGGGATAATGCCTGCCGTCCACGTTCATGGGGCATGATGCGTAGTCCCCTGTGGGTGGGAATGACACCGCCCCGCCAACCCGCGACACGCGCGTCATTACGCGACCCGGGTTCCTCGTCAAAAATGATAGAAGACACCGATGGATCCTCCGGTCTGCCGGTAATAGGGGCTTGCGAATCGCTCCACGAAGAGGTCCGTGCCCCAATTGGTCCCAAGCCACTGGCGCCAGGTAAGGGACGCGGTTTCGCTGCGAAAATCGACGAGCGCGACATGGGCGCCGATCGGGAGATAGGCCTCGGTCCCCCAGCCGTAACGCGCGGTCAGCTCGATCTGACCGCTATGGTCATAGCCGAAGGCCGCGAAGCTCCTTTGGGCCTCCACCGAACCAGGGTTGCTCGTGGCCCAATCATGCCCGGCCATCGCCACCCAGTAGTCCGGGAGGTAGGCGGTGAGATTCGTCCAGGCGCTGCGGTCATCATGGCCGTCGCGAAAGCGCATGCCGGTATAGCCGCCCGTGACTACCAGGCGCTTATCGGGCAGCGCCTTATAGGAAAGGCTGGCATCGACCCGGTCTTGCGGCACGACGTCGGAATTAGTGCTCGCGGCGAGGCCCAGATAGCCGTACCATCGCGGGGCGAAGGTCTGCGTGACGCCCACGACACCGTAGCTCTCCTCATAGCCGAACATGCGCCCGTGATCGGCCTCCCAATTCCAGATGGTGCTTGAGCCCTCGCCCCACACGCCCCTCGCGTAGAGACCCTCGAAGCGCCCGTAGCCCTGGGTCAAACGATAATACGAGCCGCCCATGCCAACCCATCCATGGGCGCAGGCGACACCGGGAAGCCAAATGGCCAGCAACGCGGCCAGGGCTCGCCAGTCGCCCCTTCGCCAAACGCTCATGACGCCACCGCGGCGCGCGCCTGGCCGTCGGCGGCGGTAGGCGGCGAGGCGCGCCGGCCCGCAGCCCACGCCTTTGTAAGGACCGCGGCGATACGCCGCCCGGCGGTCCCATCCCCAAACGGCGAGCGCGCCGGACGCATGGCCTCCCATTTGGCGTGCGAGCGATAGAGGCGCGCGACCTCCGCCTCCAGGCGCCCGGCATCGGCGCCCACCAGACGGCCGGCCCCGCACGAGAGGACCTCCGGACGCTCGGTCTGGCGGCGGGTGATCAGGACCGGGACCCGCGCAGTTACCGCCTCTTCCTGCAGCCCGCCGGAGTCGGTGACGAGCAGCCACGCGCCGCGCAGCACCCGCAGCATGTCGGGATAGGCCAGAGGACCCACAAGCCGCACGCGTGGGCGGACATCCGGCGCAAGCCCCTCCCATACCGCCCTCACGGCCGCCGCCACCTCGGGATTGGCATGAAGCGGCCAGAGTACGGACACATCCGCGAAGCGCTCAACGATGCGTCGCACGCCCCGGCCGATCTCTGCGATGCCCGTGCCCCAGTTCTCGCGGCGATGGGCGGTGACCACGATGAGGCGCGGCGCGCCGGATGCCTCGGGGGCGCGCGGCCCGAGGCGGCGATAGCCAAAGAGCGCGGCATCGACGACGGTATTACCGGTCATGGTGATGGCCTTGAGCGCTACGCCCTCGCGCCGCAAACAGGCGACCGCAAGCGGTGTCGGCGCGAAATGCCAGGTGGCGATGCGCGTGATGAGCCGACGGTTGAGCTCCTCGGGAAACGGTTCACCGCAATCGCCCGAGCGCAACCCCGCCTCGACGTGCGCCACGGGCACGCGATGATAGAAACCAAGGAGCGCGCCCGCTAGCGCGGTCGTGGTGTCGCCCTGGACTACGATGACATCGGGCCGCACGCGCGCGATCACCGGGTCGAGCGCATCAAGGAGCCGCGCATTCAATTCGGCGAGCCGCGGTCCACGCGGTCCCAGGCGCACGGTGGCAAATGGCCGCATCTCAAGAAACCGGTAGAGCGCCGACACCGCCAGCTCGTGTTGGCCGCTATGAACCAGGAAGGTCTGGCAGCCGTCGGCCTCGAGCGCATGAACGACACTCGCGCTCTTGATGATGTCCGGACGCGTGCCGGTCAATACCAAGACGCGCATCGCCCCATCCTCACGCGCGCGCCTTGGCGGCCCGCTACGGCCCCTGCGCGCGCCTTCCGCCCCCGCTGATTGACGAGACATGCCTCTATCCAAGATTCCTGTGGCCATGACCGGCCTCCTCTACGGGGGCTCGGCCTCCTCCCAAAATCCGTCAGAGCCCCTTCATGGCCCCGAGGATCGCCCCGACCTGCGCCGCGGAAAAACCGCCCGCGTGCGCAAAGCCGACGCTCAAGCTCATTTGATTCAGGACATTGTTGGCGCTCGACAGGACCTGCGCGCTCTGCCCAAGCCCCTGGGCCCCGAGCGTCTGCGAAATGACGCCCTGTCCCGGCACATTGATGGCCACGATCACCGAGTTCGGATTGAACACGATGCTGCCGTGGCCGCCTGCGCCCGTTACCGATAGATTCTGGGGACCCGAGGATTCCGACGATGGGGATCCATCGGGCCCACCGGCCGCCACGTTGATGACAGCGGTGTTCCTTATGACATTGCCGTCACCGGTGGTCTGGATACCCTGCCCGATGCCGGCGACACCCGAGATCGGATTGCCGGTTATCGTCCCGGTACCCGGGGAGCTGGCGCCCCCCGTACCGCTGCTCTCGGTCGAGAAACTGCCCACGGAGAGATGCGGGTGGCCATGGCCATCGACGCCGAGACTGACGTTGGTGCCAACGGCAAGGCCCGAGCCGTTGGCCTGCGTCCAGCGGCTCACGATCTGCAGCCCGAAGTACACGACGCCCTCGGGGGCCACATAGCGCCCGCGCAAGCCCGACAGGGCGCGCGCCGATAACGGCGCGTGCCCGGCTATCAGGCTGACATCGCGTCCGCGCAGTGTTTCGGCGTGTGCCGCCGCCGTTGTTGCGCACAATGCCCCGGCGGCCATCAGCCGCGCCATGCCCTGAAGAACACGAATCCCCTGCCCGCTCGCGTCCATACCACTCCTTCGTACCCTGATCATCCAAGTTTCCTGGTTAGAAATCGGTCGCGGGAATGACACCGAACTCCCGCAGGTTACGTGTCTCGTTGCGTTCCACGGCCGTCATCAGGCCATGGACGCGTACTGCCCTAAGTCCCCGGCGCAGCGGCGTGTGCTTGTCGTAGTGCGGCCCCATGACAATGAACACCACGTCATCCCAATCCTTGACGAAGCGCCGCAGGGAAAGACTGCGGTTACCAAGCGCCGGGTCGGCGAGATAGGCGCGGCCATTGACCACCCCCTTCAACACCACGAAATGCTCATAGCCCTGGATATCGAGCAGCACCACCACCGGGACCCTGAGCTTCACGAGCAACGCCGGCGGCACCTTGTAGCCGGCCCCATGCAACCCCAGACGCGTCAGATAACGCGCCATATCCAACATCGAAAAACCCTTTTGCTGCACCACCTTGCGGTTGCTGACCTTGAGCATCCCGATGATCACCTGATTCTCGGTGAGATGCCGGCCGTAGGCGTAATCGGCCAAGGTCGCTATCGCCGCCGCCCCGCAGCTGTAGTCGGTGCGTTGCCGCACCACCGACCGAAACTTGAGGCCTTGCATGCTGGTGACGTGCGTGATGAGCGGCACGCCCCCGAATCCGTTGACAACCACCGTCCCCGCCCGCGCCAGCATCGGCAGGATCGCAAGCCCGAGCATCCAGAATCGAAGACGGTACGACATCATTCCACCCTTTTGAAAAAACAGGCGGGGGTTTGCACCCCCGCCCTTGCCGCGGACCCTTAGTCCGCGTCCGCTATGGTCAAGGTGTTACGCTGCATGTTGGCCGCACCGGCCGCGACATTCAGCCCGACATTGCCCGTGGCGTTCTGCATCACATGATTGCTCACGCCCGCGGTGTTGACCGTCGGGATGCGGGACGAGTAGTTGTCGCTGTCGCCATCACCCGTCGAGAAGCTCACCGGCGTGTCCGTGGCGATCGCGCCCATCGACACCTGCGACACCCGGCTCATCGCCGAGGCGTTGCTGCCGGCCTGGTTGAAGGCATAGGCGAGGTCGTTGCTCTGCATGTTTTGCATACCCGCCGCCACGTTCGCGCCGATGTTGCCCGAGGCGTTCTGGAGGACGTGATTGGTCACGCTCGCGGCGTTGGTCGCGCCCTTGTCCATGGCCATCGAGTAAGGCCCGGAGCTCTGCATGCCGCTGATCACGGCCGTGGCCGGACCCCCGGTGTTGTCGCCGTCCATGTCGCCGTTACCCGTGCCCCAACCATAGGCGAGCGCGGTGTTGTTGGCCTGCACGTTCTGCAGGCCCGAGGCCACGTTCACGCCGACGTTGCCCGTGGCGTTCTGCAAGACGTGATCCGACAGCGAGGCGGTCATGGCACCCATCTTGTCGAATGCGACAGACGGCAGATAGAGCGCCATGTTGCTCGCCTGGTTGTCGGCGATGGCGGCGGTGGCGGTCGTGGTGCTCGCCACCGGGCCTGCGGCATAGGCGATCGAGAGGTTGTTGGCCTGCTCGTTCCACGCGCCGGCGGCGACATTGGCCCCCACATTGCCGGAGGCATTCTGCAGGACCTTATCGTTCAGGTAGGCGTTGTTGTAGCCCCACTTCGTGAACGACAGGCGCGCGCTGTTACCGTGGAAGCCCTCGGTCCCCTGGTCGTTGTCGATGGCCGCGGTGGCAAGCTTGCCGGCGTTGTTGTCGGTCGCGGCCAGCCCATTGGCCTGCATGTTGTCGGCCCCGGCGGCGACGTTCACATTCACATTGCCGGTGGCGTTTTGCAGGACATGATTGGTGATGGCGGCATCGTCATCGCCATAGAGGCTCAGGGAGCCGCCAAACGGCCCGGCATTCTGGTTATTCGCCAGGCTTGAGTTGGCCACGCCGCCCGAGCTGGTCGACATGTTCATGGCCACTGCCACGTTGTTGGCCTGCATGTTCTGGGTGCCGGCCGCGGCATTCACGCCGATGTTGCCGGAGGCCTTCTGCAGGACATGGTTCGAGAGCGTCGCGTCGTTGTCGGAGCCGATATTGAGGCTGCCGGCGACCATGCCGCCGTTCTGGCTATTGGCGACCCGCGCGATGCTGGACCCGGTGGTGGCGGTCGGCGAGTACGGGTAGACGGCGTTGGCGTCCGCAAGAGACAGGCTATTTTCCTGCATGTTCTGCTCGCCCGCCGCCACGTTGGCGCCGATATTGCCGGAGGCGTTTTGCAGGACGTGGTTCGAGAGCGTCGCGTCGTTGTCGGCGTTCATGGTCATGGTGCCCACGAGGCCCGCGAGCTGCAGGCTGCCGGCCCCGGCATAGGCATCGAGACCGCCCTGGTTGAAGGATACCGCGAGGTTGTTGCCCTGCATGTTGGCATCGCCGGCGGCGATATTGGCGCCGATGTTGCCCGAGGCGTTCTGCAGGACGTGGTTCGAGAGGCTCGCCGTGTCGTTATTGTCCCCGGCCAAGGCCAAGGCGAACGGGCCGGAGAGCTGGGCGCTTTCGATCGTGGCCGAGGCCTGGCCGCTCGGCAACACGCCCAGGGCGTGGCTCAGGGCGGCGTTGTTGGCCTGCATGTTGTCGGCACCGGCGGCGACATTCAGGCCGATATTACCGGTGGCGTTCTGCAGGACATGGTTCGAGGCCGAGGCGCTGTTGGTGACATCCTTCGACAGGCTCAATGAGAAGATGTTGCCCCACTGCGTATTCTCGACCAAGGATGAGGCGCTGGTCTTCTTGGTGAGCGCGCCGTCGGCAAGCGCGACGTCGGTGTTGTTGACCTGCATGTTGCCGTTGCCGCCGGCGATATTCACGCCGATGTTGCCCTTGGCGTTTTGCAGGACGTGCCGGTTGATCGTGGCGCTATTGCTCGAGCCGTTGGTGAAATCGAAGGATCCGGCGGCCATCTGACTGCTGCTTGCAGTCGCCTGGGCCTGCCCGGTCGTCTTGGCCACGACCACGGGGGCGACCAGGGCCATGCCCACGGCCGCCACTATGGTACGAAGTTTCCACTGAGTTGCCATACACCTCTCCTTTACGAGTTAATGGAATAACGACTTTGTATCAAGCCGGCCCTGCACCCCTTTAACGCATGCCCGCGGATAGGTTGAGCGTGACGCTATTGCTCAAGCTGTTGCCCGAGCCCGCAGCCTGGCTCACCTGCGCGATCCCGGTGACGCCCTTCAAGGCGTTATCAGCGACCGTTACCGTGCGCCGGCCCGCCGTGGAGGCCGACAGACGGGTGTGATTGATCTGGTGGATGGGCGGCGCGATGTGCGTCAGCTGATCGAGGCTCAAGGGCTGGAGCGAGCGCGCGATGGTAACGCGATTGGCCTCGAGGTTATTGCTGCCGGCCGCCTGGTTCACGTTCAGTATCCCCGCGAAACGCGCGAACGCCTGGCCGCCTATGCGCGCGGAGTCCGCGCCCACGCCGGAGACCGAGCCGCTCAGGCGCTGATGAATCCTCGCCACCGCGGGACCGCCGTTGGCGATGGCGTCACTGTTGGCCTGGACATTGCCATGACCCGCCGCCTCATTGACCGTGGCGATACCCTTGCCGCCGGCGAGTACGGAACCCGCCAGCGAGGCGGCATTGACGACGGTCGGGGGATCCGCCGCCATGACCTTGACCGCCGCCAACAGCGGGACCACGGAGACCACGACGACAAGGACAGCGCGCTTCATTTTTGGATTACCCATTCGATAACGACTCGCCGGCGGCGCCTTGATGCGCGCCGCCGCCCCGTACGCCGGACATCATTAACAAGAACCGTGCCAGCAGCCTGATCCGTTCTCTAACAGGCTGATCCGTATGAGTTTTGCGGGATATGTGGGGTGGCACCCGAGGGACTCCCGGGAAGCGGACGCGGCGCTAGTGTAAGCCTGGCACGGGAAAAACCCGGGGGTTGCGATGGAGTGCTATGCGGGTGTTACGTCCATGAAACATCCCAAAAGGGGTACGCGATCGCATAAACCCTGGGGAATGACCGTGGGACGGGTCGCTTAAGGTGAGCGCGACATGTAAGGGCCACGATACATGGGCGCGGGATCGCCCGTTGTGAGGCTAAGCGGGCGGCCAGGCAAGCTCGACTACGACCGGGGCATGATCCGAGGGCCGCGGGTGGGCGCGCGCCTTACGATCCACGTAACCCCGCACGAAGGTCGCGGCCAGCGGCGGACCGAGAAGGATGTGATCGATGCGCAGGCCTTGATCGCGCCGGAACGCCGCCGCGCGGTAATCCCACCAGCTAAAACCGCGGCCCTCGCCGGCCAAGCTCCCGAGCGCATCCGTAAGCCCCGTGTCGATCAAGGCCCGGAAGGCCGCCCGCTCGGGTGCGCTCACGAGCACTGAACCCTCCCAGACCGCCGGGTCGTAGACATCCCGGTCCTCGGGGGCGATATTGAAGTCGCCGGCCAGGACCAGGGCCGGGTTTTGCGCAAGCCAGACCCGGCTCTGCCCCTTAAGGGCCGCGAGCCAACCGAGCTTGTAAGGGTAGCGGGGCGAATCGACGGCGGTGCCGTTGGGGACATAGAGGCTCGCCACGCGCAGGCCCTGGAAGGTGGCCGCCAAGGCGCGACATTGCTCGTCTGCGAAATCCGCCAGACCGCAGGTGATGTCGCTGAGCGGCCCGCGCGCGGCAATGGCAACACCGTTATAGGTGCGCTGGCCATGGAAGACCACCTCGTAGCCGCGCGCCATGAACGTCGGGATCGGGAAGTCCGCATCCTGCACCTTGGTCTCCTGCAGGCACAGGATATCCGGCGCGACGTCGTCCAGCCACGCCTCGACTTGCGCCAGACGCACGCGCAGGGAATTGACGTTCCAGGTGGCGATCTTCATGCCGCGAGGCCCGCGCCAGCGCCGCGTGCCGCACGCCTACGCCGCGCGCACGGGCCCACCACTAATCCTTGGGGGCCTTGAGGTAACCGGCGGCCGTGAGTTCGTTTTTCAGGGCCGAAGGGATATAGCCGACCAGGACCTGCTTGCCGACCATGATCGTGGGCACCGTCGTCGATCCGGTCTTGTTCTTCATGTCCCGCAGGACGGATTGCCCGCGCGACACGTCCACCGCCCGAAACGGCACCCCGCGACGGTGTAGATAGGCGCTCACCTGCCGGCAGGGCGCGCAATGCGGCGCCCTATACAAAACCACGGGGTGCATGGCGCTCACCGCCTTGCGCACCGCCGAAGGCGAGGCGTGGTTGCGCATATGCATCACCCGCACGTGAGCCGCGGAGGACGGTGGCGGGGTGTTTTGGTAGGTGACGACCCCATTCGGGCCTACCCAGCGATACAAGGTGGCGGCATGCGCCGCCCCCACGAGCATTACCGTGCCCATAGCCGCCATCCAACGCGTCATGCGCTCCCCTCCGTTTCGTAAAGTCCGCTCTGTTTGAGCAGCGCGTCTATGCACGGCGCGCGGCCCCGGAAGCGCGCGAACAGGTCACGCGGATCGGCCTCGCCTCCCCGCTCCAGGATATTGTGGAGGAACGCCAGGCCCGTCGCGCGATCGAACACACCGCGCTCCTCGAAGGGGCCGAAGGCGTCGGCCGACAACACCTCCGCCCATTTGTAACTATAGTAGCCCGCCGCATAACCGCCGGCAAAGATATGAGTGAAGCTGTTCTCGAAGCGGTTGAAGGCCGGCGGCTTCAGGACCGCCACCTCGTCGCGCACGGCCTCGAGCAGTGCATGGACGGATCCGGCGGCCGGATCGAAACCGGCATGCAGGCGGATATCGAACAGCGCGAACTCCACCTGACGCAGCATCTGCAGGGCGGCCTGGAAGGTGCGCGCCGAACGCAGCCGCGCAAAGAGATCGCCGGGGACCGGCGCGCCGGTTCGGTAGTGGCCGCCGATGAGGTCGATGACGTCGCGCTCCCAGCAGAAGTTTTCCATGAACTGACTGGGGAGTTCGACCGCATCCCAGGGCACGCCGTTGATCCCCGACACCGCCGGCTCGTCGACCTGGGTGAGCATGTGGTGGAGGCCGTGGCCGAACTCGTGGAACAGGGTCTCGACCTCGTCGTGACGCAACAAGGAGGGGTGGTCGGCGGCCGGGGCCGCGAAGTTGCATGTGAGATAAGCAACCGGCAGGCTCGGCGTAGGGTGGCGCTGACGCACGCAGCACTCATCCATCCATGCCCCTCCGCGCTTACGCTCGCGCGCGTAGAGATCC
The DNA window shown above is from Acidiferrobacter sp. SPIII_3 and carries:
- a CDS encoding glycosyltransferase family 2 protein codes for the protein MNNASAGASLARHAVPVHAGLIAVLQPTAYVIVALVVFYTARHLFFTMNRLFGRQRHPYLDITQASWPPVTVIIPAHNEQPVIAHILERMIAVDYPRERLKILCIDDRSTDATPAILDDFAERHPDRVQVLHRPPDAPPGKAAALVDATAHLMGDIALVFDADYLPGPGLVKQLVAPFFDPQVGGVMGRVVPYNSGTNLLTHLLELERSGGYQVDQQARANLRLIPQFGGTVGGVRVSALRAIGGWDPRALAEDTDITYRLVIAGWKIAYQNRSECYEEVVESWPARYRQLRRWSRGHNQVLFRHLWPLLRSSRVTGRERLDGVSLLGIYAMAPALLMGWLVLYLLWLCGDNGGGLLLMLAVVSYGTFGNAAAFYEIASALRLDGERDKVKGVPLILVGFFVSTYAATAGFLAAIGDRLRPRRMQWHKTPRYRDQAQAAPDPAAPTRL
- a CDS encoding YaiO family outer membrane beta-barrel protein, which encodes MSVWRRGDWRALAALLAIWLPGVACAHGWVGMGGSYYRLTQGYGRFEGLYARGVWGEGSSTIWNWEADHGRMFGYEESYGVVGVTQTFAPRWYGYLGLAASTNSDVVPQDRVDASLSYKALPDKRLVVTGGYTGMRFRDGHDDRSAWTNLTAYLPDYWVAMAGHDWATSNPGSVEAQRSFAAFGYDHSGQIELTARYGWGTEAYLPIGAHVALVDFRSETASLTWRQWLGTNWGTDLFVERFASPYYRQTGGSIGVFYHF
- the wecB gene encoding non-hydrolyzing UDP-N-acetylglucosamine 2-epimerase, which produces MRVLVLTGTRPDIIKSASVVHALEADGCQTFLVHSGQHELAVSALYRFLEMRPFATVRLGPRGPRLAELNARLLDALDPVIARVRPDVIVVQGDTTTALAGALLGFYHRVPVAHVEAGLRSGDCGEPFPEELNRRLITRIATWHFAPTPLAVACLRREGVALKAITMTGNTVVDAALFGYRRLGPRAPEASGAPRLIVVTAHRRENWGTGIAEIGRGVRRIVERFADVSVLWPLHANPEVAAAVRAVWEGLAPDVRPRVRLVGPLAYPDMLRVLRGAWLLVTDSGGLQEEAVTARVPVLITRRQTERPEVLSCGAGRLVGADAGRLEAEVARLYRSHAKWEAMRPARSPFGDGTAGRRIAAVLTKAWAAGRRASPPTAADGQARAAVAS
- a CDS encoding C39 family peptidase, whose product is MMSYRLRFWMLGLAILPMLARAGTVVVNGFGGVPLITHVTSMQGLKFRSVVRQRTDYSCGAAAIATLADYAYGRHLTENQVIIGMLKVSNRKVVQQKGFSMLDMARYLTRLGLHGAGYKVPPALLVKLRVPVVVLLDIQGYEHFVVLKGVVNGRAYLADPALGNRSLSLRRFVKDWDDVVFIVMGPHYDKHTPLRRGLRAVRVHGLMTAVERNETRNLREFGVIPATDF
- a CDS encoding exodeoxyribonuclease III; the protein is MKIATWNVNSLRVRLAQVEAWLDDVAPDILCLQETKVQDADFPIPTFMARGYEVVFHGQRTYNGVAIAARGPLSDITCGLADFADEQCRALAATFQGLRVASLYVPNGTAVDSPRYPYKLGWLAALKGQSRVWLAQNPALVLAGDFNIAPEDRDVYDPAVWEGSVLVSAPERAAFRALIDTGLTDALGSLAGEGRGFSWWDYRAAAFRRDQGLRIDHILLGPPLAATFVRGYVDRKARAHPRPSDHAPVVVELAWPPA
- a CDS encoding glutaredoxin family protein encodes the protein MTRWMAAMGTVMLVGAAHAATLYRWVGPNGVVTYQNTPPPSSAAHVRVMHMRNHASPSAVRKAVSAMHPVVLYRAPHCAPCRQVSAYLHRRGVPFRAVDVSRGQSVLRDMKNKTGSTTVPTIMVGKQVLVGYIPSALKNELTAAGYLKAPKD